One segment of Meriones unguiculatus strain TT.TT164.6M chromosome 3, Bangor_MerUng_6.1, whole genome shotgun sequence DNA contains the following:
- the Tas2r1 gene encoding taste receptor type 2 member 1 — translation MLEGVMLFFFLAVMVQFFTGVLASGLIVVFSAIDLITHRKMAPLDLLLSCLATSRIILQMCVFLAQLSLLYLVKYSLFVDNITFVLFTNELNLWLATWLGVFYCAKIATIPHPLFLWLKMRISRLVPWLILGSVFYSTITAIIHSRETATISKQTFTSFFSKNATHSGQINATLLSVFILGLTLPLLIFIVAVLLLISSLCKHSWQMKTMVGARKSSRYSIISAMLSIILFLFLYFSHYMIVVLISTQGFQFGRASFQVGMLVFGICLSLHSIVLILGNPKLKQNAKMFIVHCKCCHCEKAWIISRAVPVTHHSATKT, via the coding sequence atgctGGAAGGTGTcatgctctttttctttctggccGTGATGGTGCAGTTTTTCACTGGGGTCCTGGCAAGTGGCCTCATTGTGGTTTTCAGTGCTATTGATTTGATCACACACAGGAAAATGGCCCCGTTGGATCTGCTTCTTTCTTGCCTGGCAACTTCCCGGATCATTCTGCAGATGTGTGTCTTCCTTGCACAACTGAGTCTACTATATTTGGTGAAATACTCTTTATTTGTTGATAATATTACCTTTGTCTTATTTACAAATGAATTGAATCTTTGGTTGGCCACATGGCTTGGCGTTTTCTACTGTGCCAAGATTGCTACCATCCCTCACCCACTCTTCTTGTGGTTGAAGATGAGGATATCTAGGTTGGTACCATGGCTGATTCTGGGGTCTGTGTTCTATTCAACTATTACTGCTATCATCCATAGCAGAGAAACTGCAACAATTTCTAAACAAACCTTTACAAGctttttttctaaaaatgcaACTCATTCTGGACAGATAAATGCCACACTACTCTCGGTCTTTATTCTTGGGCTCACACTTCCATTGCTCATCTTCATTGTTGCTGTTCTGCTCTTGATCTCCTCCCTGTGTAAGCATAGCTGGCAGATGAAGACTATGGTAGGTGCCAGGAAATCTAGCAGATATTCCATCATCAGTGCAATGTTGTCCATTATactgttcctttttctttatttctcccacTACATGATAGTCGTTCTGATATCTACTCAAGGCTTCCAGTTTGGAAGAGCAAGCTTTCAAGTCGGCATGTTGGTGTTTGGTATATGCCTCTCATTACACTCGATTGTCTTAATTTTAGGAAATCCTAAGCTGAAACAAAATGCAAAAATGTTCATTGtccattgtaaatgttgtcattGTGAGAAAGCTTGGATCATTTCGAGGGCAGTGCCTGTTACTCACCACTCAGCCACCAAGACATAA